In Salisediminibacterium beveridgei, one DNA window encodes the following:
- a CDS encoding GerMN domain-containing protein, translated as MKKMKSIILTASAVFLLSACGEGNTDEEVTGSSVNNGNNENLDVNEANNHEEDNENNANEHNVNENNQANQNENNNEDQEANEEAVETLSSVSLYFSDDQLLESYRVIVEEEVTLDEDGAMDAFDLWLEGPPADDLYLLVPEDVSVQSISFDHGTATISFSPEINDANLGTSGELMLTEHIAMMFEQFGYHETAILIDGEVTDYFLGHMDLQDPVQAGNPEDYDIYE; from the coding sequence ATGAAAAAAATGAAAAGCATCATCCTGACTGCCAGTGCCGTTTTTCTGTTAAGTGCCTGCGGAGAAGGCAACACCGACGAGGAGGTTACCGGGTCTTCTGTCAATAACGGCAACAATGAGAACCTGGATGTCAATGAAGCGAATAATCATGAGGAAGACAACGAGAACAATGCAAACGAGCATAACGTCAACGAAAACAATCAGGCTAATCAAAATGAGAACAACAATGAGGACCAGGAGGCCAACGAGGAAGCAGTGGAGACGTTGAGCAGTGTGTCATTGTATTTCTCAGACGATCAGCTCCTTGAAAGTTACCGGGTCATTGTGGAAGAAGAAGTGACTTTGGATGAGGACGGGGCAATGGATGCCTTTGACCTTTGGCTCGAAGGTCCACCAGCTGATGACTTGTACCTCCTGGTTCCGGAGGATGTAAGCGTTCAGTCCATCAGCTTCGATCATGGGACGGCGACCATTTCATTCTCACCTGAAATTAATGATGCCAACCTTGGCACAAGCGGCGAACTGATGCTGACAGAACACATTGCCATGATGTTCGAACAGTTTGGATATCATGAAACAGCCATACTCATTGACGGGGAAGTCACCGATTACTTCCTGGGGCACATGGATCTTCAGGACCCTGTCCAGGCAGGAAATCCTGAAGACTATGACATTTATGAATAA
- the pruA gene encoding L-glutamate gamma-semialdehyde dehydrogenase has translation MVVPYRHEPFTDFTVEENRKEYQEALDYVKTQLGKEYPLIINGEKVFTDKKSTSENPANHKEVVGYVSQCTQELSEKAMQAADEAFNSWKKWDPAARANIIFRASAMIRRRKHEFSAWLTYEAGKPWKEADADTAEAIDFLEYYARQILRLKDGIPINSRDGENNQFNYIPLGVGITISPWNFAFAIMAGTTVGPMVAGNTVLLKPARTTPVIAYKFMEVLLEAGLPEGVVNYIPGSSREIGDYLVDHPRTRFINFTGSKAVGLRIAERASKVHEGQIWMKRMISEMGGKDTIIVDNDADLELAAEAITYSAFGFSGQKCSACSRVIVHKDVYDTVVDKVVERTKKLTVGPTFHDNSKFMGPVNDQDAFDKILDYVEIGKKEGKLMTGGTGDNSEGYFIQPTVFADVDSKSRIMQEEIFGPVVGFDKAENFDEMIEKANNTEYGLTGAVISNNRAHLEQAREDFHVGNLYFNRGCTAAIVGYHPFGGFNMSGTDSKAGGPDYLLHFLQPKTVSDMF, from the coding sequence ATGGTAGTACCTTACAGACATGAACCATTTACAGATTTTACGGTGGAGGAAAACCGGAAAGAGTATCAAGAAGCACTTGACTATGTGAAAACACAGCTCGGCAAGGAATATCCACTGATTATCAACGGCGAAAAAGTCTTCACGGACAAGAAATCAACTTCAGAAAATCCTGCAAATCATAAAGAAGTCGTCGGTTACGTTTCCCAGTGCACACAGGAGCTCTCCGAAAAAGCCATGCAGGCAGCGGACGAAGCGTTTAATTCCTGGAAAAAATGGGATCCGGCAGCGCGAGCCAATATCATTTTCCGGGCCTCAGCGATGATCCGTCGCAGAAAGCATGAATTCTCCGCATGGTTGACGTATGAAGCTGGAAAGCCTTGGAAAGAAGCGGATGCGGATACTGCTGAAGCGATTGACTTCCTGGAATACTACGCACGTCAGATCCTTCGCCTTAAAGACGGTATCCCGATTAATTCCCGTGATGGCGAGAATAACCAGTTTAACTATATCCCGTTGGGTGTCGGCATTACCATTTCACCTTGGAACTTTGCCTTTGCAATTATGGCAGGGACCACAGTCGGACCGATGGTAGCAGGAAACACAGTGCTGTTGAAGCCGGCGCGCACCACACCGGTCATCGCGTATAAATTCATGGAAGTTCTGCTGGAAGCAGGTCTGCCTGAAGGTGTTGTCAACTACATCCCAGGCTCCAGCCGTGAGATCGGTGACTACCTTGTGGATCATCCGCGCACACGTTTCATAAACTTTACCGGATCGAAAGCAGTTGGTCTTCGCATTGCTGAACGGGCTTCAAAAGTTCATGAAGGCCAGATCTGGATGAAGCGAATGATTTCTGAGATGGGTGGTAAGGACACGATTATTGTGGATAACGATGCGGATCTTGAGTTGGCAGCAGAAGCGATCACTTATTCGGCATTTGGATTCTCGGGCCAGAAATGTTCCGCATGCTCTCGTGTGATCGTTCATAAAGACGTCTATGACACGGTTGTCGACAAAGTCGTTGAACGAACAAAGAAGCTGACGGTAGGTCCGACATTCCACGATAACTCCAAATTTATGGGACCTGTGAATGATCAGGATGCGTTTGACAAGATATTAGACTATGTTGAGATCGGTAAAAAAGAAGGCAAACTCATGACCGGTGGAACCGGCGACAATTCGGAAGGGTATTTCATCCAGCCAACTGTATTTGCGGATGTAGACTCAAAATCCCGCATCATGCAGGAAGAAATTTTCGGACCGGTTGTCGGGTTTGATAAAGCAGAAAACTTTGATGAAATGATCGAAAAAGCCAATAACACTGAATATGGACTGACAGGTGCGGTAATCTCCAATAACCGTGCGCATCTGGAACAGGCAAGAGAAGATTTCCATGTCGGAAACCTCTACTTCAACCGCGGTTGTACGGCGGCCATTGTAGGCTACCATCCGTTTGGCGGATTCAATATGTCAGGAACGGATTCAAAAGCCGGCGGACCGGATTATCTGCTGCACTTCCTGCAGCCAAAAACTGTTTCAGACATGTTTTAA
- a CDS encoding ornithine--oxo-acid transaminase → MTTTTTNNIIEVTEKYGARNYNPLPIVIAKAEGVWVEDPEGNRYIDMLSAYSAMNQGHRHPKIIQALKDQADRITLTSRAFHNDQLGAFYERVSKLTNKAMVLPMNTGAEAVETAVKAVRRWAYRVKEVPDNQAEIIVCEENFHGRTMTAVSLSSNDAYKKDFGPMLPGIKVIPYGDIQALKEAITPNTAAFMFEPIQGEAGINIPPEGFLKEAYDLCKQENVLYVADEIQCGLARSGKTFACDWENVEPDLYILGKALGGGVMPISCVAANEEILGVFEPGSHGSTFGGNPLSCAVSVASLDVLEDEQLAERSLRLGSFFKEELESIDNPKILEVRGRGLFIGLELTEAARPYCEQLKEKGLLCKETQQNVIRFAPPLVISENDLKWAIGQIKDVLKA, encoded by the coding sequence ATGACAACGACAACAACGAACAACATTATTGAAGTCACAGAAAAGTATGGTGCCAGGAACTATAACCCGCTGCCGATTGTCATCGCAAAAGCAGAAGGCGTCTGGGTGGAAGATCCGGAAGGCAACCGATACATCGATATGCTCAGCGCCTACTCTGCAATGAATCAGGGACACCGTCATCCGAAGATTATACAGGCACTGAAAGATCAGGCGGACCGGATCACCTTGACATCCAGAGCGTTTCATAATGATCAGCTGGGAGCCTTTTATGAACGGGTATCCAAGCTGACAAATAAAGCGATGGTCCTGCCGATGAATACCGGCGCGGAAGCCGTTGAAACTGCTGTGAAAGCGGTTCGCCGCTGGGCCTATCGTGTAAAAGAAGTTCCGGATAACCAGGCAGAGATCATTGTCTGTGAAGAAAACTTTCACGGCCGGACGATGACCGCCGTGTCGCTCTCCTCCAATGACGCTTATAAAAAAGATTTCGGTCCGATGCTGCCAGGTATTAAAGTCATTCCTTACGGAGATATTCAGGCATTAAAAGAAGCGATCACACCAAACACGGCAGCGTTCATGTTCGAACCGATCCAGGGCGAAGCCGGTATCAACATTCCGCCGGAAGGCTTCTTGAAAGAAGCATATGATCTGTGCAAACAGGAAAATGTTCTATACGTGGCGGATGAAATTCAATGCGGCCTTGCCCGTTCAGGTAAAACATTTGCCTGCGATTGGGAGAACGTGGAACCGGATCTTTATATTCTCGGAAAAGCACTCGGGGGCGGAGTGATGCCGATCTCCTGTGTGGCGGCGAACGAAGAAATTCTCGGAGTCTTTGAACCGGGTTCCCACGGGTCCACTTTTGGAGGAAATCCCCTCTCCTGCGCTGTTTCTGTGGCATCACTTGATGTTTTGGAAGATGAACAGCTTGCCGAAAGATCACTCAGATTGGGTTCTTTCTTCAAGGAAGAACTTGAAAGCATCGACAACCCAAAGATCCTTGAAGTGCGAGGAAGAGGGCTTTTTATCGGGTTGGAACTGACCGAAGCTGCACGGCCTTACTGTGAACAGTTAAAAGAAAAAGGTCTATTGTGTAAGGAAACGCAGCAGAATGTAATCCGTTTTGCACCACCGCTCGTCATTTCCGAGAACGACCTGAAATGGGCGATCGGTCAGATTAAGGACGTTTTAAAAGCGTAA
- the sigX gene encoding RNA polymerase sigma factor SigX: MREEFDRLYEQYHHQLFQYLFYLVRHRETAEELVQEVYIKVLNSFSTFEGKSTEKTWLYSVAKHVAIDHIRKQSRKKRRAEGKEYEFSEREFEIEDRDPLPDEIVVQKEEVQEVYKMLEKCTEDQQQVMILRFVQSLSIAEAAEVLGWTESKVKTTQHRAIKALKGHLQQQDPNEKEVHQ, translated from the coding sequence GTGAGGGAGGAATTTGACCGGCTATACGAACAGTACCACCACCAGCTGTTTCAATATTTATTCTACCTTGTCCGGCACCGCGAAACCGCAGAAGAGCTTGTTCAGGAAGTCTATATCAAAGTCCTCAATTCCTTCTCAACATTTGAAGGAAAAAGTACTGAGAAGACCTGGCTTTACTCTGTTGCCAAGCATGTGGCAATTGATCATATCCGCAAGCAATCCCGAAAAAAACGGCGTGCGGAAGGAAAAGAATATGAGTTCAGCGAGCGGGAATTTGAAATTGAAGACCGGGATCCCCTGCCAGACGAAATTGTCGTACAGAAAGAAGAAGTGCAGGAAGTGTACAAGATGCTCGAAAAATGCACGGAGGACCAGCAACAGGTGATGATCCTGAGGTTCGTTCAATCCTTATCCATTGCCGAAGCCGCAGAGGTTCTCGGCTGGACGGAGAGTAAGGTGAAAACGACCCAACACCGCGCCATCAAAGCACTGAAGGGTCATCTTCAACAGCAGGATCCAAATGAAAAGGAGGTGCATCAATGA
- a CDS encoding flavin reductase family protein encodes MISKTDKTIMHCYPGLVAVVTVKHGDTVNMMAAGWHSYMSYDPPIYGVAIAQERHTHQLVKDSQSFVINFVPAESAHLIEGAGKSSGRDGDKFSSLDARWTPGEKTESPVLDDAYVAYECSVCGMHAYGDHDWIAGDIVTFYQDSDRFEKDTGFPDFHKLQLPLYLGRSHYLIQDKTTTRKIVDLD; translated from the coding sequence TTGATTTCAAAAACGGATAAAACGATCATGCACTGTTACCCGGGACTCGTGGCCGTAGTAACAGTCAAACACGGGGATACGGTCAACATGATGGCTGCCGGCTGGCATTCCTACATGTCCTATGACCCACCGATTTACGGAGTAGCGATTGCCCAGGAACGTCATACGCATCAACTCGTTAAGGACAGCCAGTCTTTCGTGATTAATTTTGTCCCGGCGGAGTCTGCCCACCTGATCGAGGGGGCCGGTAAATCATCCGGACGAGACGGCGACAAATTCTCGAGCCTCGACGCGCGCTGGACACCGGGGGAGAAAACCGAATCGCCAGTTCTTGATGATGCTTACGTAGCCTATGAATGCAGCGTATGCGGGATGCATGCATACGGTGATCATGACTGGATTGCAGGTGACATTGTCACTTTTTATCAGGACAGTGACCGCTTTGAAAAAGACACGGGCTTCCCGGACTTTCATAAACTGCAGTTGCCGCTGTATCTCGGCAGATCCCATTATCTGATTCAGGACAAAACCACCACGAGAAAGATCGTTGACCTTGACTGA
- a CDS encoding proline dehydrogenase family protein — protein sequence MESMITRNLFLFLSQNKFVKGKARKWGPKLGANNLIAGETIDDAMETVRELNAQGLSGTVDHLGEFVYTKEEAEESANYCIRTLDAIAESGVDCNLSLKLTSLGLDVDRNLCRDNMLAILERADQLGGIFVRIDMEDYSHLDATLELLHELRQSYTAVGTAVQSYLYRAEKDVERLKGTNIRLIKGAYKESPEVAYQKQEDVDANYIKIIKRHMENGSYAAVATHDHNVIAEIKKFAEENNIPRDQFEFQMLYGFRTDMQKEIVEEGYKMRIYIPFGEDWYGYYMRRMAERPQNIVFGVRGLLSK from the coding sequence TTGGAGTCGATGATTACCAGAAATCTGTTTTTGTTTTTGTCCCAGAATAAATTCGTCAAAGGAAAAGCGAGGAAATGGGGACCAAAGCTTGGTGCGAACAACCTCATTGCGGGTGAAACCATTGATGATGCAATGGAAACCGTGCGTGAACTGAATGCCCAAGGGCTGTCCGGAACCGTGGATCACCTTGGAGAGTTTGTCTATACGAAGGAAGAGGCTGAAGAGTCGGCCAACTATTGCATACGCACCCTTGATGCCATTGCCGAAAGCGGTGTGGACTGTAACCTGTCTTTGAAGCTGACCTCCCTGGGTCTTGATGTGGACCGCAATCTTTGCCGGGATAACATGCTGGCCATTCTCGAACGTGCCGATCAGCTTGGCGGTATTTTTGTCCGCATTGATATGGAAGACTATTCTCATCTGGACGCCACATTGGAACTGCTGCATGAACTTCGTCAAAGCTATACGGCTGTTGGCACGGCGGTTCAATCATACCTGTACAGAGCTGAGAAGGACGTGGAACGGCTGAAGGGGACGAATATCCGCTTGATTAAAGGCGCGTATAAGGAGTCGCCGGAAGTTGCCTATCAGAAGCAGGAAGATGTGGATGCCAACTATATAAAAATTATTAAGCGCCACATGGAGAACGGCAGCTATGCAGCTGTTGCGACACATGACCACAACGTGATCGCAGAAATCAAGAAATTCGCAGAAGAAAACAATATCCCAAGAGACCAGTTTGAATTCCAGATGCTGTATGGTTTTCGAACGGACATGCAAAAAGAAATTGTTGAAGAAGGGTATAAAATGCGGATCTATATCCCATTTGGCGAGGACTGGTACGGCTATTACATGAGACGGATGGCTGAACGCCCGCAGAATATCGTGTTCGGAGTCCGTGGTCTGTTGTCTAAATGA
- a CDS encoding sigma-54 interaction domain-containing protein — protein sequence MPSYKDSHNTPFISSMYRKLLDYLDIGIHMVNAEGRSIIYNRKMSEMEDMNPEEVLNKKIMDIFLFESEEESRLLQALYKDKLHKDAKQVYFNFKGQEITTVNNTFPLTVDGEKIGAVEIARDITKLERLSRETSRGANEARFTFDQIIGESKPIIDVVENARRATRTASSVLIYGETGTGKELFAQSIHNGSTRASKPFISQNCAALPDTLIEGILFGSVKGAFTGATDHPGLFEQAHLGTLMLDEINSLSASLQAKLLRAIQEKSIRRIGDTKNRQVDVRIIATMNEDPVRALETNQLREDLYYRLSVVSIMIPPLRYRKDDLIILIAHFIRKYNRLFQMNVPKVTDDVLALFNTYDWPGNVRELEHVIEGAMNLIYDDEPIAYQHLPLHMKHKFSLSQDNGAYEEPSSLPASLPDQPLQEYMETIEKAYLEKALHQASGNVSQAAKSLGIQRQSLQYRMKKYHLSQ from the coding sequence ATGCCATCATATAAAGATTCTCACAACACGCCGTTCATTTCATCCATGTACCGAAAGCTGCTGGATTACCTGGACATCGGCATACACATGGTCAACGCTGAAGGGCGTTCAATCATTTACAATCGGAAAATGTCAGAAATGGAGGACATGAATCCAGAGGAAGTGTTGAACAAAAAAATCATGGACATCTTTCTGTTCGAGTCGGAAGAGGAAAGCCGCCTGCTTCAAGCCTTGTATAAAGATAAGCTCCACAAAGATGCCAAACAGGTTTATTTCAATTTCAAAGGCCAGGAAATCACCACCGTCAACAATACCTTTCCACTGACCGTGGACGGTGAAAAAATCGGCGCTGTTGAAATTGCACGCGATATCACAAAACTCGAACGCCTTTCAAGAGAAACCAGTCGCGGCGCCAATGAAGCAAGGTTCACCTTCGACCAGATCATCGGTGAAAGTAAACCGATCATCGATGTGGTCGAAAACGCACGCAGAGCCACGCGAACTGCTTCATCGGTACTGATCTACGGAGAAACCGGGACCGGTAAGGAACTGTTCGCACAAAGCATTCACAACGGCAGCACTCGGGCATCCAAGCCCTTTATCAGTCAAAACTGCGCTGCATTGCCGGATACACTGATCGAGGGTATTCTCTTCGGCTCTGTCAAAGGCGCCTTCACCGGTGCAACCGACCACCCGGGCCTGTTCGAACAGGCACATTTGGGTACACTGATGCTGGATGAAATCAACTCATTAAGTGCTTCTTTACAGGCAAAACTGCTTCGGGCCATTCAGGAAAAATCCATCCGCCGGATCGGCGATACAAAAAACCGTCAGGTCGATGTGCGGATTATTGCCACGATGAATGAAGATCCCGTCCGCGCGCTCGAAACCAATCAACTTCGCGAAGATCTCTACTACCGCCTGAGCGTTGTTTCCATCATGATTCCGCCACTTCGCTACAGAAAAGATGACCTTATTATACTCATTGCCCATTTTATCCGGAAATATAACCGGCTTTTTCAAATGAACGTCCCCAAGGTGACGGATGATGTACTGGCATTGTTTAACACATACGACTGGCCGGGGAATGTCCGGGAGCTCGAGCATGTGATCGAGGGTGCCATGAACCTGATCTATGATGACGAACCCATTGCTTATCAGCATCTTCCTTTGCACATGAAACATAAGTTTTCACTGTCACAGGACAACGGCGCTTATGAAGAACCGTCTTCACTCCCTGCTTCCCTTCCTGATCAGCCACTTCAGGAATACATGGAAACCATCGAAAAAGCCTATCTTGAAAAAGCGTTGCACCAGGCCTCAGGGAATGTGAGCCAAGCAGCAAAGTCACTGGGGATCCAGCGCCAGAGCCTGCAATACCGGATGAAAAAATATCATTTATCTCAGTAA
- the rocF gene encoding arginase, which produces MKKNLSVIGVPMDLGQNRRGVDMGPSAMRYAGVIERLTNQGYDVEDLGDVSIQNPVAKDVKNDANLKDLDVVVNANKALAKKVKEATAKERFPLVLGGDHSIAIGSLAGVADQYQNMGVIWYDAHGDLNTGETSPSGNIHGMPLAVSLGIGHPSLTEIGGFAPKIKPENIVIIGARSLDEGEKELIAEKGIKVFTMHEVDRFGMSNVMSQALDYLKEIKTDGVHLSLDLDALDPQDAPGVGTPVLGGTSYRETHLAMEMLADADVLTSAEFVEVNPILDVKNRTAEAAVGLIGSLFGEKLL; this is translated from the coding sequence ATGAAGAAAAATTTATCTGTTATCGGTGTTCCAATGGACCTTGGGCAAAATCGCCGTGGAGTCGATATGGGCCCGAGTGCCATGCGTTATGCAGGTGTTATTGAACGGCTGACAAACCAGGGCTACGACGTGGAAGACCTTGGAGATGTCAGTATTCAAAATCCCGTTGCTAAAGATGTAAAGAATGATGCGAATCTGAAAGATCTGGATGTCGTGGTGAATGCGAATAAGGCGTTAGCTAAAAAAGTGAAAGAAGCAACTGCAAAAGAGCGATTCCCGTTGGTCCTCGGAGGTGATCACAGCATAGCGATCGGCTCCCTCGCTGGAGTGGCGGATCAATATCAGAATATGGGTGTGATCTGGTATGATGCACACGGGGATCTGAATACCGGAGAAACTTCACCCTCCGGCAATATTCACGGGATGCCGCTCGCGGTCAGTCTGGGGATCGGTCACCCATCCCTGACGGAAATCGGTGGTTTTGCACCGAAAATCAAGCCTGAAAATATAGTCATTATTGGTGCCCGCTCCCTTGATGAAGGTGAGAAAGAACTCATTGCTGAGAAAGGAATTAAAGTCTTCACGATGCATGAAGTGGATCGCTTTGGCATGTCAAACGTGATGTCACAAGCCCTTGACTACCTCAAAGAAATAAAGACTGATGGTGTTCATCTGAGCCTGGATCTGGATGCACTGGACCCTCAGGATGCTCCGGGTGTGGGGACGCCGGTTCTTGGTGGGACATCTTACCGCGAAACGCATCTTGCGATGGAAATGCTCGCTGATGCAGACGTTTTAACGTCTGCGGAATTTGTAGAAGTCAATCCGATTCTCGATGTAAAAAACCGGACTGCGGAGGCAGCTGTGGGGCTGATCGGTTCCTTGTTCGGAGAAAAATTATTGTAA
- a CDS encoding ABC transporter ATP-binding protein, with product MSFISMENITKRFSKAGGPAVNGLDLSINKGEIITLLGPSGCGKTTTLRMIAGFEHPSGGRITIDGVSVFNDSHSIPPEKRGIGMVFQDYALFPHMTIIKNVMFGLNKWSSREKKKRAQEVLELVGLEDYADRYPTQLSGGQQQRVALARALAPKPHVVLMDEPFSNLDAGLREKMRYDVTNILRRAETTAIMVTHDQKDAFAVSDRVVVMKDGIVQQIAEPKEMYRCPKNCFVAEFVGKTNLLKGKLDADGQHFHTNIGKVMLPQQFNRHSLDEVKLSIRPEGCRLSDEGAYCGAVERVTYGGEYQELHVRLHNEPDLRKDPMLIYAPVEQDVEVGTTVSFDIKSELVALVE from the coding sequence ATGAGTTTTATCAGCATGGAAAATATCACAAAACGATTTTCAAAAGCCGGAGGTCCGGCGGTGAATGGGTTGGATCTTTCGATTAATAAAGGCGAAATCATAACGCTCCTTGGCCCGAGTGGCTGTGGGAAGACGACAACACTGCGCATGATTGCAGGCTTTGAACATCCGTCTGGCGGGCGAATTACGATTGATGGTGTGAGCGTTTTCAATGATTCCCATTCAATTCCACCGGAAAAGCGGGGAATTGGGATGGTCTTTCAGGATTACGCATTGTTTCCGCATATGACAATCATCAAGAATGTCATGTTCGGTTTAAATAAGTGGAGCAGCCGCGAGAAGAAAAAGCGTGCCCAGGAAGTCCTGGAACTGGTTGGACTCGAAGATTATGCGGACCGTTATCCGACACAACTTTCCGGAGGTCAGCAGCAGCGGGTGGCACTGGCGCGTGCACTGGCGCCAAAACCGCACGTCGTACTGATGGATGAACCGTTCAGTAATCTTGACGCAGGTCTTCGTGAAAAGATGCGCTATGATGTGACTAATATCCTTCGAAGAGCAGAAACAACTGCGATTATGGTTACGCACGACCAGAAAGATGCCTTTGCCGTGTCTGACCGGGTTGTTGTGATGAAGGACGGTATTGTTCAGCAGATTGCTGAACCGAAAGAAATGTACCGTTGCCCCAAAAACTGCTTTGTCGCTGAATTTGTTGGAAAAACCAATTTGCTTAAAGGAAAACTCGATGCGGATGGGCAACACTTTCACACGAATATCGGCAAGGTCATGCTCCCGCAACAGTTTAACCGTCACAGCCTCGATGAGGTGAAGTTATCGATTCGTCCTGAAGGCTGCCGCCTTTCTGATGAAGGTGCTTATTGCGGTGCCGTTGAGCGGGTGACCTATGGTGGCGAATACCAGGAACTTCACGTGCGTCTGCATAATGAACCGGATCTCCGGAAAGATCCGATGCTGATTTATGCACCGGTGGAACAGGATGTGGAAGTCGGGACAACTGTCTCCTTCGACATTAAATCTGAACTGGTCGCGCTTGTCGAGTAA